One window of the Pieris brassicae chromosome 2, ilPieBrab1.1, whole genome shotgun sequence genome contains the following:
- the LOC123719971 gene encoding bromodomain adjacent to zinc finger domain protein 1A isoform X7: protein MPLLKRKAFEKSSASGYLRDDDEVFHCEITDEIFKDYEEYCERIILVNSMVWSCEMTGKNNLTYAEALETEKAARKSLRDFPMELRIPILYLATKTNRSSFAEMSEDVFNYVRERYFVGETVEACLEGDNWREAHILSVDSQTQHPDNKTMLPASAYCYEVEQYDENDSSATGQIGTAPYERIRRRKGIYSRDKNRLFLKQFVEMGPVITIKASAIEKYNINKVHFDQIFTGTSPIFPPSKKLLMSPSTSKVQAKPGSASKLKSMKSPQKGRQESMDKFVKKADKSDVSKPKIVNPEARKNAQELAMKMRRAEEQLRQRKEDEKAKKKEKTARVMAYMKEWQKVKDDLELEDHKVLPKGTPVLIEGIEPKHIGDFLSVLDFVHTYADVLKTKDVFHNELDWETFRKALTVKDSAGSFSDLIQMFLSAIFSLQEDEAEEYNEKGGIQESTVEKNSEETEMGVNRAIELATRASKWAQTYLGTPLSKLPLDPSTVSEVLRLHLLSSGSAAGSRCVAWRYHQRGGYSSNDDPGLHLRIQRPAILKRLTQKHVADLPMDDKFAILQCLMNQVLSYATVRDMVEDKFEEYKNLKQAYRLLQINERKREPQLATARMELRREAAAKKEQQKLTGDKAKQVDEQMKKDIDKITKESEQKKIEFEKKSKELQMQLFEFTNYLGMDRAFHRYWISRRLGGLFVEAGNEYRGTCRPKPVPLPERTPTDSADLLAYVTELYHSGAKEKEGSDKENESGSNSRGNSPKKPLAHVNGVNNKMSPDSIERLRDLMVCTADANTCYVHGKSERPQWWVYTNEAQVDALIAALNKRGIREADLKHVLEMERNSLIEHLAKSPFAVNETSKAQTPLHPPATRRRAIRSSLVVPAECSLEEALELALRDHILELEEKIHHGCLGALKVKDREAWRGTIMLRSYDKQAEFLNWGPNKAFRDDTHLPDGTLRIPNGTEETEKEKPKNKYRDPVYYLEAPKSNGIKVEPVEDTKSEVIRGLASALLQVSQGIHHKYIKRPLGLDDKERKDREARNKPCDLDALERWEVSLMESRSIAALTLHLFVIDASVCWTASVLHASCKLCRRRTDPDNMLLCDGCNKGHHLYCLKPQLTSGLSYQKVPDGDWFCEQCKPKEKTPRKRRKLYTEESIEEPGDEDSDDDLSLGVCATCGSGGELGATCVACSNRYHMECAQPPLARAAKRWTCAECLAPPQSRDSEDSEFNTALVKLKSKRSRGSKEPSPMANGNNRRSRKSKEDFNGGLTKRGKNSLTNGVHEDASYRKRRGKQDVKLHTEELQHLLRDALKHKDSWPFFEPVSIDDVPDYLDVITTPMDLNTVKQKLEDGQYTKDEEFLSDVALVFNNCYTYNQETHPVAKAGYRLEKYIIKRCQELNLPPLPESNPDDEDDVPLKRSLPESDETPQAKKARR, encoded by the exons ATGCCCCTGTTAAAAAGAAAAGCCTTTGAGAAATCATCGGCGTCAGGGTATCTGCGTGACGATGATGAAGTTTTTCACTGTGAAATCACCGATGAGATATTCAAGGATTATGA GGAGTACTGTGAAAGAATCATTCTCGTTAACTCGATGGTATGGTCATGTGAGATGACGGGAAAGAATAATTTGACGTATGCTGAAGCTCTGGAAACTGAAAAAGCTGCAAGGAAATCACTTAGAGATTTCCCAATGGAACTAAGAATACCAATACTTTATCTTGCTACCAAAACCAATAGGAGTTCTTTTGCTGAGATGTCTGAAGATGTGTTTAATTATGTGAGGGAGAGATATTTTGTAGGGGAGACAGTGGAAGCTTGCCTTGAGGGTGACAATTGGCGGGAGGCCCATATCTTATCTGTTGACTCTCAAACACAACATCCAGATAA cAAAACAATGTTACCTGCTTCTGCTTATTGTTATGAAGTGGAACAATATGATGAAAATGATTCATCAGCTACAGGACAAATTGGCACAGCACCTTATGAACGAATAAGACGACGTAAAGGCATCTATTCACGGGATAAAAACAGGCTGTTTCTTAAACAATTTGTTGAAATGGGACCTGTTATTACCATAAAG GCATCTGCTATAGAGAAATACAACATCAACAAAGTGCACTTTGACCAAATATTCACAGGAACATCACCAATTTTCCCTCCATCTAAGAAGTTGTTAATGTCTCCGTCAACATCCAAGGTGCAGGCAAAACCTGGATCAGCTTCAAAGCTTAAGTCAATGAAGAGCCCACAAAAAGGCAGACAGGAATCAATGGATAAATTTGTGAAAAAGGCGGACAAAAGTGATG TTAGTAAACCAAAAATAGTAAATCCAGAGGCTAGGAAGAATGCACAAGAACTGGCAATGAAGATGCGTCGAGCTGAGGAACAATTAAGGCAGAGGAAGGAAGATGAAAAGGCAAAGAAAAAGGAGAAGACAGCTCGTGTTATGGCGTATATGAAGGAATGGCAGAAGGTCAAGGATGACTTAGAGTTGGAAGACCATAAG GTATTACCGAAGGGGACACCAGTACTTATAGAAGGCATAGAGCCGAAACACATTGGTGATTTCCTATCTGTGCTTGACTTTGTACATACCTACGCTGATGTGCTCAAGACCAAAGATGTTTTCCACAATGAATTAGACTGGGAGACTTTCCGTAAG GCCCTAACTGTAAAAGATTCAGCGGGATCATTTAGTGACTTAATACAGATGTTTCTGAGTGCTATCTTTTCATTGCAAGAAGATGAAGCAGAAGAATACAATGAGAAAGGAGGCATTCAGGAGTCCACAG tTGAAAAAAATAGTGAAGAAACAGAGATGGGCGTAAATCGAGCAATAGAGCTAGCGACGCGGGCTAGTAAGTGGGCCCAGACTTATCTCGGAACTCCACTCAGCAAGCTGCCATTGGATCCTTCCACCGTTAGCGAGGTTCTGAG GCTTCACCTGCTGTCGTCCGGCAGCGCTGCAGGCAGCCGTTGTGTGGCCTGGCGGTATCACCAGCGCGGTGGATACAGCTCCAATGACGATCCGGGTCTCCATCTCAGGATACAGAGGCCGGCGATACTCAAGCGACTGACGCAGAAACATGTTGCCGATTTGCCGATGG ATGATAAATTCGCAATCCTGCAATGTCTGATGAACCAAGTGTTGAGCTACGCGACCGTCCGTGACATGGTCGAGGATAAATTTGAAGAGTACAAAAATCTTAAGCAGGCTTACAGATTGCTTCAG ATAAACGAACGTAAGCGTGAGCCACAATTGGCGACCGCTCGGATGGAACTGCGTCGCGAAGCAGCAGCCAAGAAGGAACAACAGAAACTAACGGGAGACAAGGCGAAACAAGTAGACGAACAAATGAAGAAAGACATAGACAAGATAACTAAGGAGAGCGAACAGaagaaaattgaatttgaGAAGAAATCCAAAGAGTTGCAAATGCAGCTGTTCGAGTTTACTAATTATCTGG GAATGGACCGAGCATTCCACCGCTACTGGATCTCGCGGCGCCTGGGCGGTCTGTTCGTGGAAGCGGGGAACGAGTACCGTGGCACTTGCAGGCCCAAGCCGGTGCCGTTGCCCGAGCGGACGCCGACGGACTCCGCGGACTTGCTGGCTTACGTCACCGAGTTGTACCACTCGGGGGCCAAGGAGAAAG AAGGCAGTGACAAAGAAAACGAGTCTGGTTCAAATTCTCGCGGCAATTCACCCAAGAAGCCCTTGGCCCACGTGAACGGcgtcaataataaaatgtcaCCGGACAGTATCGAACGGCTGAGAGACCTGATGGTCTGCACGGCTGACGCTAACACTTGCTATGTGCACGGAAAG agCGAGCGTCCCCAATGGTGGGTATACACCAACGAGGCGCAAGTCGATGCACTCATAGCGGCCCTTAACAAACGCGGAATTCGCGAAGCAGATCTCAAACATGTGCTGGAAATGGAGAGGAACTCGCTCATCGAACACTTGGCTAAAAGTCCATTTGCAGTTAATGAAACTTCTAAAGCTcag acTCCGTTGCATCCGCCTGCAACTCGTCGTCGGGCCATCAGATCGTCTCTAGTGGTTCCTGCGGAGTGCtccttggaggaggccttaGAGCTGGCTTTGAGAGACCATATCTTGGAACTGGAAGAAAAAATCCATCATGGATGCTTGGGGGCACTTAAAGTTAAG GACCGTGAAGCATGGCGTGGTACAATAATGTTACGAAGTTACGACAAACAAGCCGAGTTCTTGAACTGGGGACCAAACAAAGCCTTTAGAGACGACACCCATCTACCCGACGGAACTTTACGAATACCCAATG GCACAGAGGAAACAGAAAAAGAAAAACCAAAGAACAAATACAGGGATCCGGTATACTATTTGGAGGCACCCAAATCTAATGGAATCAAGGTGGAACCCGTTGAAGATACAAAGTCTGAAGTCATCAGAGGTCTAGCGAGTGCTTTACTACAAGTCTCCCAGGGAATTcatcacaaatatattaaacgacCGCTTG GTCTAGATGACAAAGAGCGAAAGGACCGCGAAGCCAGAAACAAACCTTGCGACCTCGATGCCTTGGAACGTTGGGAAGTCTCTCTCATGGAGTCCCGAAGTATCGCAGCCCTAACGCTTCACCTGTTCGTGATCGATGCGAGCGTCTGCTGGACGGCGAGCGTGCTGCATGCGAGCTGCAAATTGTGCAGACGACGCACGGATCCTGATAACATGCTGTTATGTGACGGATGCAATAAGGGTCACCATTTGTATTGTCTGAAACCGCAGTTAACT TCTGGGCTTTCATATCAG aaaGTACCCGATGGCGACTGGTTTTGTGAACAGTGTAAGCCGAAAGAGAAAACACCGCGTAAACGCAGGAAACTTTACACGGAAGAGAGTATAGAAGAGCCAGGGGATGAAGATag CGACGATGACCTTTCGCTCGGCGTATGCGCCACTTGCGGTAGTGGGGGTGAGTTGGGGGCGACTTGCGTCGCCTGTTCCAACAGGTACCACATGGAATGCGCTCAGCCGCCCTTAGCCCGAGCTGCCAAGAGATGGACCTGCGCCGAGTGTCTGGCACCTCCTCAATCGCGAG ATTCAGAAGATAGTGAATTCAATACAgctttagtaaaattaaagtCAAAGCGATCACGTGGCAGCAAAGAACCTTCGCCAATGGCCAATGGAAATAATAGACGAAGCAGGAA GTCGAAGGAAGATTTCAATGGCGGTTTAACTAAAAGAGGAAAGAATTCACTTACAAATGGTGTGCATG aaGATGCCAGCTATAGAAAGAGAAGAGGGAAACAAGATGTGAAACTGCACACTGAGGAATTACAACATTTGTTGAGAGATGCATTAAAACACAAGGACAGCTGGCCTTTCTTTGAACCAGTATCTATAGATGAT GTCCCTGACTATCTAGATGTCATAACCACTCCAATGGACCTGAACACAGTAAAACAGAAGCTTGAAGATGGACAGTACACAAAAGATGAAGAGTTTCTCTCAGACGTTGCGCTGGTCTTCAATAACTGTTACACATACAACCAGGAAACACATCCAGTGGCTAA GGCTGGATACCGGTtggagaaatacataataaaacgcTGTCAGGAACTAAATTTACCACCACTACCTGAAAGTAATCCTGATGATGAAGATGATGTACCACTAAAGAGAAGTCTGCCAGAGAGTGATGAAACACCTCAAGCAAAGAAAGCAAGGCGATAG
- the LOC123719971 gene encoding bromodomain adjacent to zinc finger domain protein 1A isoform X4: MPLLKRKAFEKSSASGYLRDDDEVFHCEITDEIFKDYEEYCERIILVNSMVWSCEMTGKNNLTYAEALETEKAARKSLRDFPMELRIPILYLATKTNRSSFAEMSEDVFNYVRERYFVGETVEACLEGDNWREAHILSVDSQTQHPDNKTMLPASAYCYEVEQYDENDSSATGQIGTAPYERIRRRKGIYSRDKNRLFLKQFVEMGPVITIKASAIEKYNINKVHFDQIFTGTSPIFPPSKKLLMSPSTSKVQAKPGSASKLKSMKSPQKGRQESMDKFVKKADKSDVSKPKIVNPEARKNAQELAMKMRRAEEQLRQRKEDEKAKKKEKTARVMAYMKEWQKVKDDLELEDHKVLPKGTPVLIEGIEPKHIGDFLSVLDFVHTYADVLKTKDVFHNELDWETFRKALTVKDSAGSFSDLIQMFLSAIFSLQEDEAEEYNEKGGIQESTVEKNSEETEMGVNRAIELATRASKWAQTYLGTPLSKLPLDPSTVSEVLRLHLLSSGSAAGSRCVAWRYHQRGGYSSNDDPGLHLRIQRPAILKRLTQKHVADLPMDDKFAILQCLMNQVLSYATVRDMVEDKFEEYKNLKQAYRLLQINERKREPQLATARMELRREAAAKKEQQKLTGDKAKQVDEQMKKDIDKITKESEQKKIEFEKKSKELQMQLFEFTNYLGMDRAFHRYWISRRLGGLFVEAGNEYRGTCRPKPVPLPERTPTDSADLLAYVTELYHSGAKEKEGSDKENESGSNSRGNSPKKPLAHVNGVNNKMSPDSIERLRDLMVCTADANTCYVHGKSERPQWWVYTNEAQVDALIAALNKRGIREADLKHVLEMERNSLIEHLAKSPFAVNETSKAQTPLHPPATRRRAIRSSLVVPAECSLEEALELALRDHILELEEKIHHGCLGALKVKDREAWRGTIMLRSYDKQAEFLNWGPNKAFRDDTHLPDGTLRIPNGTEETEKEKPKNKYRDPVYYLEAPKSNGIKVEPVEDTKSEVIRGLASALLQVSQGIHHKYIKRPLGLDDKERKDREARNKPCDLDALERWEVSLMESRSIAALTLHLFVIDASVCWTASVLHASCKLCRRRTDPDNMLLCDGCNKGHHLYCLKPQLTKVPDGDWFCEQCKPKEKTPRKRRKLYTEESIEEPGDEDSDDDLSLGVCATCGSGGELGATCVACSNRYHMECAQPPLARAAKRWTCAECLAPPQSRAPAFRRRCAAAAMSSIQQYARNLHKRSYSTDSEDSEFNTALVKLKSKRSRGSKEPSPMANGNNRRSRKSKEDFNGGLTKRGKNSLTNGVHEDASYRKRRGKQDVKLHTEELQHLLRDALKHKDSWPFFEPVSIDDVPDYLDVITTPMDLNTVKQKLEDGQYTKDEEFLSDVALVFNNCYTYNQETHPVAKAGYRLEKYIIKRCQELNLPPLPESNPDDEDDVPLKRSLPESDETPQAKKARR; the protein is encoded by the exons ATGCCCCTGTTAAAAAGAAAAGCCTTTGAGAAATCATCGGCGTCAGGGTATCTGCGTGACGATGATGAAGTTTTTCACTGTGAAATCACCGATGAGATATTCAAGGATTATGA GGAGTACTGTGAAAGAATCATTCTCGTTAACTCGATGGTATGGTCATGTGAGATGACGGGAAAGAATAATTTGACGTATGCTGAAGCTCTGGAAACTGAAAAAGCTGCAAGGAAATCACTTAGAGATTTCCCAATGGAACTAAGAATACCAATACTTTATCTTGCTACCAAAACCAATAGGAGTTCTTTTGCTGAGATGTCTGAAGATGTGTTTAATTATGTGAGGGAGAGATATTTTGTAGGGGAGACAGTGGAAGCTTGCCTTGAGGGTGACAATTGGCGGGAGGCCCATATCTTATCTGTTGACTCTCAAACACAACATCCAGATAA cAAAACAATGTTACCTGCTTCTGCTTATTGTTATGAAGTGGAACAATATGATGAAAATGATTCATCAGCTACAGGACAAATTGGCACAGCACCTTATGAACGAATAAGACGACGTAAAGGCATCTATTCACGGGATAAAAACAGGCTGTTTCTTAAACAATTTGTTGAAATGGGACCTGTTATTACCATAAAG GCATCTGCTATAGAGAAATACAACATCAACAAAGTGCACTTTGACCAAATATTCACAGGAACATCACCAATTTTCCCTCCATCTAAGAAGTTGTTAATGTCTCCGTCAACATCCAAGGTGCAGGCAAAACCTGGATCAGCTTCAAAGCTTAAGTCAATGAAGAGCCCACAAAAAGGCAGACAGGAATCAATGGATAAATTTGTGAAAAAGGCGGACAAAAGTGATG TTAGTAAACCAAAAATAGTAAATCCAGAGGCTAGGAAGAATGCACAAGAACTGGCAATGAAGATGCGTCGAGCTGAGGAACAATTAAGGCAGAGGAAGGAAGATGAAAAGGCAAAGAAAAAGGAGAAGACAGCTCGTGTTATGGCGTATATGAAGGAATGGCAGAAGGTCAAGGATGACTTAGAGTTGGAAGACCATAAG GTATTACCGAAGGGGACACCAGTACTTATAGAAGGCATAGAGCCGAAACACATTGGTGATTTCCTATCTGTGCTTGACTTTGTACATACCTACGCTGATGTGCTCAAGACCAAAGATGTTTTCCACAATGAATTAGACTGGGAGACTTTCCGTAAG GCCCTAACTGTAAAAGATTCAGCGGGATCATTTAGTGACTTAATACAGATGTTTCTGAGTGCTATCTTTTCATTGCAAGAAGATGAAGCAGAAGAATACAATGAGAAAGGAGGCATTCAGGAGTCCACAG tTGAAAAAAATAGTGAAGAAACAGAGATGGGCGTAAATCGAGCAATAGAGCTAGCGACGCGGGCTAGTAAGTGGGCCCAGACTTATCTCGGAACTCCACTCAGCAAGCTGCCATTGGATCCTTCCACCGTTAGCGAGGTTCTGAG GCTTCACCTGCTGTCGTCCGGCAGCGCTGCAGGCAGCCGTTGTGTGGCCTGGCGGTATCACCAGCGCGGTGGATACAGCTCCAATGACGATCCGGGTCTCCATCTCAGGATACAGAGGCCGGCGATACTCAAGCGACTGACGCAGAAACATGTTGCCGATTTGCCGATGG ATGATAAATTCGCAATCCTGCAATGTCTGATGAACCAAGTGTTGAGCTACGCGACCGTCCGTGACATGGTCGAGGATAAATTTGAAGAGTACAAAAATCTTAAGCAGGCTTACAGATTGCTTCAG ATAAACGAACGTAAGCGTGAGCCACAATTGGCGACCGCTCGGATGGAACTGCGTCGCGAAGCAGCAGCCAAGAAGGAACAACAGAAACTAACGGGAGACAAGGCGAAACAAGTAGACGAACAAATGAAGAAAGACATAGACAAGATAACTAAGGAGAGCGAACAGaagaaaattgaatttgaGAAGAAATCCAAAGAGTTGCAAATGCAGCTGTTCGAGTTTACTAATTATCTGG GAATGGACCGAGCATTCCACCGCTACTGGATCTCGCGGCGCCTGGGCGGTCTGTTCGTGGAAGCGGGGAACGAGTACCGTGGCACTTGCAGGCCCAAGCCGGTGCCGTTGCCCGAGCGGACGCCGACGGACTCCGCGGACTTGCTGGCTTACGTCACCGAGTTGTACCACTCGGGGGCCAAGGAGAAAG AAGGCAGTGACAAAGAAAACGAGTCTGGTTCAAATTCTCGCGGCAATTCACCCAAGAAGCCCTTGGCCCACGTGAACGGcgtcaataataaaatgtcaCCGGACAGTATCGAACGGCTGAGAGACCTGATGGTCTGCACGGCTGACGCTAACACTTGCTATGTGCACGGAAAG agCGAGCGTCCCCAATGGTGGGTATACACCAACGAGGCGCAAGTCGATGCACTCATAGCGGCCCTTAACAAACGCGGAATTCGCGAAGCAGATCTCAAACATGTGCTGGAAATGGAGAGGAACTCGCTCATCGAACACTTGGCTAAAAGTCCATTTGCAGTTAATGAAACTTCTAAAGCTcag acTCCGTTGCATCCGCCTGCAACTCGTCGTCGGGCCATCAGATCGTCTCTAGTGGTTCCTGCGGAGTGCtccttggaggaggccttaGAGCTGGCTTTGAGAGACCATATCTTGGAACTGGAAGAAAAAATCCATCATGGATGCTTGGGGGCACTTAAAGTTAAG GACCGTGAAGCATGGCGTGGTACAATAATGTTACGAAGTTACGACAAACAAGCCGAGTTCTTGAACTGGGGACCAAACAAAGCCTTTAGAGACGACACCCATCTACCCGACGGAACTTTACGAATACCCAATG GCACAGAGGAAACAGAAAAAGAAAAACCAAAGAACAAATACAGGGATCCGGTATACTATTTGGAGGCACCCAAATCTAATGGAATCAAGGTGGAACCCGTTGAAGATACAAAGTCTGAAGTCATCAGAGGTCTAGCGAGTGCTTTACTACAAGTCTCCCAGGGAATTcatcacaaatatattaaacgacCGCTTG GTCTAGATGACAAAGAGCGAAAGGACCGCGAAGCCAGAAACAAACCTTGCGACCTCGATGCCTTGGAACGTTGGGAAGTCTCTCTCATGGAGTCCCGAAGTATCGCAGCCCTAACGCTTCACCTGTTCGTGATCGATGCGAGCGTCTGCTGGACGGCGAGCGTGCTGCATGCGAGCTGCAAATTGTGCAGACGACGCACGGATCCTGATAACATGCTGTTATGTGACGGATGCAATAAGGGTCACCATTTGTATTGTCTGAAACCGCAGTTAACT aaaGTACCCGATGGCGACTGGTTTTGTGAACAGTGTAAGCCGAAAGAGAAAACACCGCGTAAACGCAGGAAACTTTACACGGAAGAGAGTATAGAAGAGCCAGGGGATGAAGATag CGACGATGACCTTTCGCTCGGCGTATGCGCCACTTGCGGTAGTGGGGGTGAGTTGGGGGCGACTTGCGTCGCCTGTTCCAACAGGTACCACATGGAATGCGCTCAGCCGCCCTTAGCCCGAGCTGCCAAGAGATGGACCTGCGCCGAGTGTCTGGCACCTCCTCAATCGCGAG CCCCGGCGTTCCGCCGTCGTTGTGCGGCCGCGGCCATGTCTTCAATACAGCAGTACGCGCGCAACTTGCACAAGCGATCCTACTCAACGG ATTCAGAAGATAGTGAATTCAATACAgctttagtaaaattaaagtCAAAGCGATCACGTGGCAGCAAAGAACCTTCGCCAATGGCCAATGGAAATAATAGACGAAGCAGGAA GTCGAAGGAAGATTTCAATGGCGGTTTAACTAAAAGAGGAAAGAATTCACTTACAAATGGTGTGCATG aaGATGCCAGCTATAGAAAGAGAAGAGGGAAACAAGATGTGAAACTGCACACTGAGGAATTACAACATTTGTTGAGAGATGCATTAAAACACAAGGACAGCTGGCCTTTCTTTGAACCAGTATCTATAGATGAT GTCCCTGACTATCTAGATGTCATAACCACTCCAATGGACCTGAACACAGTAAAACAGAAGCTTGAAGATGGACAGTACACAAAAGATGAAGAGTTTCTCTCAGACGTTGCGCTGGTCTTCAATAACTGTTACACATACAACCAGGAAACACATCCAGTGGCTAA GGCTGGATACCGGTtggagaaatacataataaaacgcTGTCAGGAACTAAATTTACCACCACTACCTGAAAGTAATCCTGATGATGAAGATGATGTACCACTAAAGAGAAGTCTGCCAGAGAGTGATGAAACACCTCAAGCAAAGAAAGCAAGGCGATAG